A window of the Gossypium arboreum isolate Shixiya-1 chromosome 2, ASM2569848v2, whole genome shotgun sequence genome harbors these coding sequences:
- the LOC108475390 gene encoding protein SET DOMAIN GROUP 40-like isoform X1: MKLCLLHSKPILLTLLPRQLFTVCLVYEINKGKASPWHPYFLHLPRSYSILAAFGELETQALQVDYAIWAAQKAVTKAKYKWEQAFTRMKELKLKPPLLSLKAWIWATGTVQIIARDKILQTSGNICYLCKHFLVI, translated from the exons ATGAAACTTTGTCTCTTGCACTCAAAGCCCATCCTTCTCACTCTTCTACCCAG GCAgctattcactgtttgtttggtATATGAAATCAATAAAGGAAAGGCTTCTCCATGGCACCCTTATTTTCTGCACTTACCTCGTAGTTATTCCATACTTGCCGCTTTCGGTGAACTTGAAACGCAAGCCTTGCAA GTGgattatgccatttgggctgCTCAGAAAGCTGTCACAAAAGCTAAATACAAGTGGGAACAAGCCTTCACTCGCATGAAGGAACTTAAGCTTAAGCCTCCACTTCTCAGTTTGAAGGCTTGGATTTGGGCTACTGGGACT GTTCAGATTATTGCTCGGGACAAAATACTGCAGACTTCCggaaatatatgttatttatgcAAACATTTCTTAGTAATATGA
- the LOC108475390 gene encoding protein SET DOMAIN GROUP 40-like isoform X2 encodes MKLCLLHSKPILLTLLPRQLFTVCLVYEINKGKASPWHPYFLHLPRSYSILAAFGELETQALQVDYAIWAAQKAVTKAKYKWEQAFTRMKELKLKPPLLSLKAWIWATGTALDLKPNYVYAWANMGNSYAN; translated from the exons ATGAAACTTTGTCTCTTGCACTCAAAGCCCATCCTTCTCACTCTTCTACCCAG GCAgctattcactgtttgtttggtATATGAAATCAATAAAGGAAAGGCTTCTCCATGGCACCCTTATTTTCTGCACTTACCTCGTAGTTATTCCATACTTGCCGCTTTCGGTGAACTTGAAACGCAAGCCTTGCAA GTGgattatgccatttgggctgCTCAGAAAGCTGTCACAAAAGCTAAATACAAGTGGGAACAAGCCTTCACTCGCATGAAGGAACTTAAGCTTAAGCCTCCACTTCTCAGTTTGAAGGCTTGGATTTGGGCTACTGGGACT GCACTAGATTTGAAGCCAAACTATGTGTATGCTTGGGCAAACATGGGTAACAGTTATGCCAACTAG
- the LOC108475390 gene encoding protein SET DOMAIN GROUP 40-like isoform X3, whose amino-acid sequence MKLCLLHSKPILLTLLPRQLFTVCLVYEINKGKASPWHPYFLHLPRSYSILAAFGELETQALQVDYAIWAAQKAVTKAKYKWEQAFTRMKELKLKPPLLSLKAWIWATGTV is encoded by the exons ATGAAACTTTGTCTCTTGCACTCAAAGCCCATCCTTCTCACTCTTCTACCCAG GCAgctattcactgtttgtttggtATATGAAATCAATAAAGGAAAGGCTTCTCCATGGCACCCTTATTTTCTGCACTTACCTCGTAGTTATTCCATACTTGCCGCTTTCGGTGAACTTGAAACGCAAGCCTTGCAA GTGgattatgccatttgggctgCTCAGAAAGCTGTCACAAAAGCTAAATACAAGTGGGAACAAGCCTTCACTCGCATGAAGGAACTTAAGCTTAAGCCTCCACTTCTCAGTTTGAAGGCTTGGATTTGGGCTACTGGGACT GTTTGA